In the genome of Agromyces sp. Leaf222, one region contains:
- a CDS encoding amidohydrolase codes for MSRTIYRNARVFTAEPSTPWAEAFVVDGDVLAFVGDAAGALRVGGADAATVDLDGRLVLPGFTDAHTHLVMMGDALGRVPLTDARTLDEIQARLRAARAADPTAPRVLGRGWLFDSVPGAPTAAMIDAAVADVPVFLDANDYHSCWVNGAALADLGITRETPDPIGGRIGRDADGEPDGMLYETAAQQFVWEHLASLTTDADRDAAVERTIDAYLATGVTGVVDMAFDELGLAAFQRAIDRRGGTLPIRVAAHWFVANTGDEAANLAQVETAARLAAETAAAPTAPWLRIVGVKLVLDGVIDACTAAMRHPYADGSNAEPIWPLDALKPVVAAADAAGLQVAQHAIGDYASEIALDAIEHAVAVNGDLPRRHRIEHLEYAAPGTAERMSRLGVTASMQPVHADPAIFDNWVAMLGDERVDRAFAWPEFVDAGALLAFSTDAPTAPHEALHNMYVAATRRSALDPSFEPSLPGFALPLAEAIGHATRDAAASCGDGDARGRLVAGLAADFAVLDVDPFAAGEASLLTARVIRTVVAGATVFEADAAAADEGRAA; via the coding sequence ATGAGCCGCACGATCTACCGCAACGCACGCGTCTTCACGGCCGAGCCGTCGACTCCGTGGGCCGAGGCGTTCGTCGTCGACGGCGACGTGCTCGCCTTCGTCGGCGATGCGGCCGGCGCGCTGCGCGTCGGAGGAGCGGATGCCGCGACGGTCGACCTCGACGGACGCCTCGTGCTGCCCGGCTTCACCGACGCCCACACGCACCTCGTCATGATGGGCGACGCGCTCGGCCGCGTGCCGCTCACCGATGCGCGCACGCTCGACGAGATCCAGGCGCGGCTCCGCGCCGCGCGGGCCGCCGACCCGACCGCACCGCGCGTGCTCGGCCGCGGCTGGCTGTTCGACTCGGTGCCCGGCGCCCCCACCGCCGCGATGATCGACGCCGCCGTCGCCGACGTGCCCGTGTTCCTCGACGCGAACGACTACCACTCGTGCTGGGTCAACGGCGCCGCGCTCGCCGACCTCGGCATCACGCGCGAGACGCCGGACCCCATCGGCGGGCGCATCGGCCGGGACGCCGACGGCGAGCCCGACGGCATGCTCTACGAGACCGCCGCCCAGCAGTTCGTGTGGGAGCACCTCGCGAGCCTCACGACCGACGCCGACCGCGACGCGGCCGTCGAGCGCACGATCGACGCCTACCTCGCCACCGGCGTGACGGGCGTCGTCGACATGGCGTTCGACGAGCTCGGACTCGCCGCGTTCCAGCGTGCGATCGACCGCCGGGGCGGCACGCTGCCGATCCGCGTCGCCGCGCACTGGTTCGTCGCCAACACGGGCGACGAGGCCGCGAACCTCGCGCAGGTCGAGACCGCCGCCCGCCTCGCCGCCGAGACGGCCGCCGCGCCGACCGCGCCGTGGCTGCGCATCGTGGGCGTCAAGCTCGTGCTCGACGGCGTGATCGACGCGTGCACGGCCGCCATGCGGCATCCGTACGCCGATGGCTCGAACGCCGAGCCGATCTGGCCGCTCGACGCGCTGAAGCCCGTCGTGGCCGCAGCAGACGCGGCGGGCCTGCAGGTCGCCCAGCACGCGATCGGCGACTACGCCAGCGAGATCGCCCTCGACGCGATCGAGCACGCCGTGGCCGTCAACGGCGACCTGCCGCGCCGCCACCGCATCGAGCACCTCGAGTACGCGGCCCCCGGCACGGCCGAGCGGATGTCGCGCCTCGGCGTGACCGCGTCGATGCAGCCCGTGCACGCCGACCCCGCGATCTTCGACAACTGGGTCGCCATGCTGGGCGACGAGCGCGTCGATCGGGCGTTCGCCTGGCCCGAGTTCGTGGACGCCGGTGCCCTGCTCGCGTTCTCGACGGATGCCCCGACCGCACCCCACGAGGCGCTGCACAACATGTACGTGGCCGCCACGCGCCGTTCGGCGCTCGACCCGTCGTTCGAGCCCTCGCTGCCCGGGTTCGCGCTGCCCCTCGCCGAGGCGATCGGACACGCGACGCGCGATGCGGCCGCCTCGTGCGGCGACGGCGATGCGCGCGGACGCCTCGTGGCCGGCCTCGCCGCCGACTTCGCGGTGCTCGACGTCGACCCGTTCGCCGCGGGCGAGGCGTCGCTGCTCACGGCGCGCGTGATCCGCACGGTCGTCGCCGGCGCGACGGTCTTCGAGGCGGATGCCGCGGCAGCCGACGAGGGCCGCGCCGCGTAG